The following are from one region of the Aspergillus luchuensis IFO 4308 DNA, chromosome 4, nearly complete sequence genome:
- a CDS encoding uncharacterized protein (COG:S;~EggNog:ENOG410PTDT;~InterPro:IPR012589;~PFAM:PF08114;~TransMembrane:1 (o27-48i);~go_function: GO:0030234 - enzyme regulator activity [Evidence IEA];~go_process: GO:0050790 - regulation of catalytic activity [Evidence IEA]): protein MAAIDLLALEARHQVIKRSNWAGENPGVVLVFCIVFIVAVGIIALFIYRKCMARKAAKQSYEVEA from the coding sequence ATGGCCGCTAtcgacctcctcgccctcgaaGCACGACACCAAGTGATCAAGCGAAGCAACTGGGCCGGCGAGAACCCGGGCGTGGTCCTGGTCTTCTGCATCGTTTTCATCGTTGCTGTGGGAATCATCGCACTCTTCATCTACCGAAAATGCATGGCACGAAAAGCAGCTAAACAGTCATATGAGGTCGAAGCTTGA
- a CDS encoding uncharacterized protein (COG:S;~EggNog:ENOG410PXQH), with translation MPSFLSVSSFVLAASLSTITYLTFLHRCLKNRIHHETHCGTLSKSVSSTISTIPSEVYTPEYYALHDRANRRVPRQLLPRQKDAEILTILLRRNMTAFAHFPQCYMLWLISPATKRPTFHTSHIDSLDFNKGDVICGIYSVLDRTANKVEFGMTYKGVDGRLVIRFWDEDKDVVFASETAMWTKADGTERATMPLENPVLRFFHELAAWWLLDSGVKYLTDLDAELEDD, from the coding sequence atgccctccttcctctctgttTCATCCTTTGTGCTCGCTGCTTCCCTCAGCACCATCACATATTTGACTTTCCTCCACCGTTGTCTCAAGAACCGAATCCACCATGAGACGCATTGCGGTACACTCTCCAAATCGGTTTCTTCCACCATATCCACGATTCCCTCCGAAGTTTACACACCAGAATACTATGCTCTCCACGATCGGGCTAACCGCCGGGTGCCTCGCCAGCTGCTTCCCCGCCAGAAAGACGCTGAAATCCTGACCATTCTCTTGCGTCGCAACATGACAGCTTTCGCACACTTTCCTCAGTGCTATATGTTGTGGCTGATCAGCCCAGCCACAAAACGCCCAACGTTTCATACGTCACATATTGATTCGCTGGATTTCAACAAGGGCGATGTTATCTGCGGAATCTACAGTGTCCTAGACCGAACCGCGAACAAAGTCGAGTTCGGAATGACTTACAAAGGGGTGGATGGGCGATTGGTGATTCGGTTCTGGGATGAGGACAAGGACGTTGTTTTCGCCAGTGAAACTGCGATGTGGACAAAGGCGGATGGAACAGAGCGCGCCACAATGCCACTTGAAAACCCCGTGCTTCGGTTCTTTCATGAACTGGCCGCATGGTGGCTGTTAGATTCCGGAGTCAAATATTTGACGGACTTGGATGCAGAATTGGAGGATGATTGA
- a CDS encoding uncharacterized protein (COG:O;~EggNog:ENOG410PZF5;~InterPro:IPR024991,IPR001841,IPR039903,IPR013083;~PFAM:PF12861;~go_component: GO:0005680 - anaphase-promoting complex [Evidence IEA];~go_function: GO:0008270 - zinc ion binding [Evidence IEA];~go_function: GO:0061630 - ubiquitin protein ligase activity [Evidence IEA];~go_function: GO:0097602 - cullin family protein binding [Evidence IEA];~go_process: GO:0031145 - anaphase-promoting complex-dependent catabolic process [Evidence IEA]), with amino-acid sequence MTRHLSDILGIYPESQPCVGWAPSKGRQCRNPTNARNRRHAVSLLDQGTRLLKAGQSIDHVLEELAPLVLCRHYHQNQAAGLTDTWVSRVDEYIAKHRSPPRSSPSRSMPRRSPSPRMRDETRIIENRLAELERKMQDAIRKAERAEREKERARRDAERTRRDTEDMVRRSAAMGYARGQEEARRRASPPSAVETETTTVERNEAYGFQRNSESSGLLSSRRQDPRGGSVETTLQVNTSTSTNVQLRRSTIVSTTRVQRTSDGPATPAQAERHAATPSSVSRIVEIGDTSDALATPSPAQQSSTNATSGSSTPSSSTRRALSLPSAETESANTTTTPNNEERPSSTTTQESESTPPTETSETSTPSHQLPSPPTSNNEESRSTTTDTPESTTTQDTTTQPTPTSTSASTSTPQHLPTPPSTPPPSTPPTISEHGITRHPIEGDCCICLCALQNESTEHNHTSDDDTSLVWCQKQCGKNFHRECMDRWIASALEGNRQTSCPMCRGQW; translated from the coding sequence ATGACACGCCATCTCTCCGACATTCTCGGAATCTACCCAGAAAGCCAACCCTGTGTTGGCTGGGCGCCCTCAAAGGGCCGTCAGTGCCGCAACCCCACAAACGCCAGAAACCGCCGACATGCAGTTTCCCTTCTCGACCAAGGGACCCGCTTGCTCAAAGCCGGCCAGTCTATTGATCATGTACTGGAGGAGTTGGCTCCTCTCGTCCTCTGCCGACATTATCACCAGAACCAAGCTGCTGGCCTAACTGATACTTGGGTCTCTCGAGTCGATGAATACATCGCTAAACATCGGTCTCCTCCTAGAAGCTCGCCGAGTAGATCGATGCCTCGGCGGTCACCGTCACCAAGGATGCGTGATGAAACAAGAATCATAGAGAATCGACTTGCGGAACTCGAAAGGAAGATGCAAGATGCAATTCGTAAGGCAGAGCGAGCGGAGCGGGAGAAAGAGCGGGCGAGGAGAGACGCAGAGCGCACTAGACGGGACACTGAAGACATGGTCAGAAGAAGTGCGGCTATGGGATATGCCCGAGGACAGGAAgaagcgagaagaagagcttcccccccttctGCTGTCGAGACTGAGACTACTACGGTGGAGCGCAACGAGGCATACGGGTTCCAGAGGAACTCGGAGTCCAGTGGCTTGCTGTCTTCACGGAGGCAGGACCCTCGTGGAGGGAGTGTCGAGACGACCTTGCAGGTCAACACTTCTACCAGCACGAATGTGCAACTACGCAGAAGCACCATTGTTAGCACAACCAGGGTCCAGAGGACAAGCGATGGCCCAGCTACTCCTGCTCAAGCTGAACGACATGCTGCTACCCCGAGCTCTGTGTCCAGGATAGTCGAGATTGGTGATACCAGCGATGCACTAGCTACTCCATCCCCTGCCCAGCAAAGCAGCACCAATGCTACCTCCGGCTCCAGCACTCCGAGCTCGAGCACAAGAAGAGCACTTAGTCTTCCCAGCGCAGAGACAGAGTCTGCCAATACCACAACTACACCCAACAATGAAGAGCGTCCTtcatccacaaccacccaaGAATCCGAATCCACTCCTCCTACAGAAACCTCAGAAACTTCCACTCCAAGCCATCAACTCCCAAGTCCTCCTACCTCAAACAACGAAGAATCTCGCTCTACCACCACAGACACTCCAGAATCTACAACCACccaagacaccaccacccagccTACCCCTACCTCCACCTCTGCCTCCACCTCTACCCCCCAACACCTCCCTACACCCCCatcaaccccccctccctccactccACCCACCATCTCAGAACATGGCATCACCCGCCACCCCATCGAAGGCGACTGCTGCATCTGCCTCTGCGCTCTACAAAATGAGTCTACCGAGCACAACCATACCTCTGATGACGACACCTCTCTCGTCTGGTGCCAAAAGCAATGCGGAAAGAACTTCCACCGTGAGTGTATGGACCGGTGGATAGCTTCGGCGCTTGAAGGCAATCGGCAGACGAGTTGTCCGATGTGTCGGGGGCAGTGGTGA
- a CDS encoding uncharacterized protein (COG:S;~EggNog:ENOG410PX4D), whose product METNRPKRHLLSLPAEIRILIYKAVFDDNDVCEIQRRSIPVWCPVDKCWYTVRRQFMADQTNRNSWDGFCSHPGCQTKQGQTVSRDIYVGHGPLIASGHYPCPKSLERNPALSLGFLRTCRQVYEEARHFPYSRATFFTQELGSFANFTYSLKAWQVASISHLKIRIPLVQSVETHLAEWNETLSLISLAFHGLSTISVDVHFRYAEQTWRDTFWDGGLLELDRLKLKGMQLVIYEGERNPRQFFEYSAGTLASAQPNQKAATPNPISFQHARDTLRQRDQSRIDPNDTGRLFFRLSPNDFPLYVCNLIHLLPQRPRTEAEIRREDRHQRDYNYHYAYPKDDPEHVNPIFGFQFSDALKGNKDEIARGLDKLQRSRKRLQQQKAKSPLPLPYKPSRRGVYPQSRRNSQEYQSDRSDMGEEIERPGDWRRRLVQEKFAPFMESFPLSATRKYPGPQSICLNCPREATGDSEHVK is encoded by the exons ATGGAAACAAATCG CCCCAAGCGACACCTCTTATCATTACCGGCGGAGATCCGGATCCTTATCTATAAGGCGGTGTTTGATGATAACGATGTTTGTGAAATCCAACGCAGGTCCATTCCTGTCTGGTGCCCGGTCGACAAATGCTGGTATACAGTTCGGCGACAGTTCATGGCCGACCAGACGAATCGAAATAGCTGGGATGGCTTCTGTTCACATCCGGGTTGTCAAACAAAACAAGGCCAAACAGTCAGTCGTGACATCTACGTCGGCCATGGTCCACTCATAGCTTCCGGGCATTATCCTTGCCCCAAGTCCCTGGAGAGGAATCCGGCGCTTAGTCTCGGCTTCCTTCGCACCTGTCGTCAGGTATACGAAGAGGCAAGACACTTCCCCTATAGTCGAGCCACCTTTTTCACCCAAGAGCTTGGCAGCTTTGCCAACTTCACCTATTCCTTGAAAGCATGGCAGGTGGCCTCCATATCCCATCTCAAAATCCGGATTCCATTGGTGCAGAGCGTAGAGACACATCTGGCCGAATGGAACGAAACGCTTTCTTTAATTAGCCTGGCGTTCCATGGCTTGTCTACTATCTCTGTGGATGTGCACTTCCGCTATGCTGAGCAAACCTGGAGGGACACCTTCTGGGATGGCGGGCTCCTTGAATTGGATCGGTTAAAGTTGAAGGGCATGCAACTGGTCATCTacgagggggaaaggaaccCCAGACAATTCTTCGAGTATTCGGCGGGGACCCTGGCATCTGCGCAGCCGAATCAGAAGGCTGCCACTCCCAACCCCATCAGCTTCCAACATGCCCGTGATACCCTTCGACAACGGGACCAGTCGCGCATTGATCCCAACGATACCGGGCGCTTATTTTTCCGCCTCTCGCCCAACGACTTCCCTCTCTACGTATGCAATCTCATCCACTTGCTTCCTCAGCGGCCTCGCACTGAAGCGGAGATCCGGCGCGAGGATAGACATCAGCGGGACTACAATTACCACTACGCCTATCCCAAGGACGACCCTGAACACGTGAACCCAATCTTCGGCTTCCAGTTCAGTGACGCTCTCAAGGGAAACAAGGATGAGATTGCGCGAGGGCTAGATAAGCTGCAACGGTCTCGCAAAcgcttgcagcagcaaaaggCCAAGTCGCCCTTACCTTTGCCCTACAAGCCCAGTCGGAGAGGCGTCTACCCACAAAGTCGGAGGAATAGCCAGGAGTATCAATCCGACCGCAGTGATATGGGCGAGGAGATTGAGCGTCCCGGAGACTGGAGACGCCGTTTGGTTCAGGAAAAGTTTGCACCGTTTATGGAGTCCTTCCCCTTGTCAGCGACCCGAAAATACCCCGGACCCCAGAGCATCTGTTTGAATTGCCCACGAGAGGCCACTGGAGACAGCGAGCATGTGAAATAA
- a CDS encoding NmrA-like family protein (COG:G,M;~EggNog:ENOG410PNHV;~InterPro:IPR036291,IPR008030;~PFAM:PF13460,PF05368,PF01370) has translation MATALLITGATGNQGGAVINALLAQDADVEILAVTRNPQSGASQKLARKSPKIKLVEGDLDHPSEIFENAKKLATRPITGVFSVQNPMAKGQNVDKEETQGKALIDESIKQDVRHFVYTSVDRGGDASTDNATNIPHFISKHHIEHHLFEQTKDGSMTWTVLRPVFFFDNLVPSFIGKAIATAWDAYLQGKPLQCIAVSDIGVFAAKALLEPQDYKNQCISLAGDDLTFEQMQKKFRAKTGETLPTTYRVVCYLLMWMVADLRIMFNWFYDHGYGADIQGLKKTHPGLKNFEAWLEEDSEWVKR, from the exons ATGGCTACCGCTCTACTCATCACTGGAGCCACTGGTAACCAAGGTGGTGCGGTCATCAATGCTCTGCTGGCGCAGGATGCAGACGTTGAGATCCTCGCCGTGACCCGCAACCCGCAGTCAGGAGCATCGCAGAAGCTTGCCAGAAAGTCTCCCAAAATTAAGCTAGTCGAGGGCGACCTTGATCATCCATCTGAGATCTTCGAAAATGCAAAGAAACTCGCCACTCGGCCCATTACTGGTGTTTTTAGTGTTCAG AATCCTATGGCAAAAGGTCAAAATgtagacaaagaagaaacccAAGGGAAAGCCTTGATCGATGAATCCATCAAGCAAGACGTCAGACACTTCGTCTATACCTCCGTCGATCGCGGTGGTGATGCCTCCACCGATAACGCAACCAATATCCCTCATTTTATCAGCAAACATCACATCGAACACCATCTGTTTGAGCAAACCAAGGATGGTTCCATGACCTGGACTGTCCTCCGTCCGGTGTTCTTTTTCGACAACCTTGTCCCCAGCTTCATAGGCAAGGCGATTGCCACGGCCTGGGATGCCTACCTGCAGGGCAAACCGTTGCAGTGTATTGCGGTCAGCGATATCGGGGTGTTTGCAGCCAAGGCTCTCCTTGAGCCACAAGACTACAAGAATCAGTGTATCTCTCTCGCCGGAGATGACCTGACATTTGAACAAATGCAGAAGAAGTTCAGGGCGAAGACGGGGGAGACGTTGCCAACCACATACCGGGTGGTTTGTTACTTATTGATGTGGATGGTCGCTGATCTGCGGATTATGTTCAACTGGTTCTACGATCACGGCTATGGGGCTGATATTCAAGGTCTAAAGAAGACGCACCCTGGACTGAAAAACTTCGAAGCGTGGCTGGAAGAGGACAGCGAATGGGTGAAGCGTTAA
- a CDS encoding uncharacterized protein (TransMembrane:1 (o98-117i)) produces the protein MLVHKEDPEENCLIHYMYPLNITSLMLVFQDITGSLAINWPGSDDSTDDRSNIHRKHDQLQPICLFVVNAHAAYTLDGWMDEMIIAIQFHDNEDSQPWGVLLQGFSIPLLVCLLSVMEKVTNLRQKRSERQS, from the coding sequence ATGCTCGTGCATAAAGAGGATCCTGAAGAGAACTGCCTGATACACTACATGTACCCCTTGAACATCACTTCCTTAATGTTGGTATTCCAAGATATTACGGGTTCACTTGCTATCAATTGGCCTGGCTCAGATGACTCGACGGATGACCGAAGCAATATACATCGAAAGCATGACCAGCTACAGCCAATCTGTCTGTTCGTGGTCAATGCTCATGCGGCGTATACGctcgatggatggatggatgagatgatcATTGCAATTCAATTTCATGATAATGAAGACAGCCAGCCGTGGGGAGTGCTTCTACAGGGCTTCTCCATACCTCTTCTAGTGTGTCTGCTATCAGTGATGGAAAAGGTCACAAACCTACGTCAGAAGAGATCCGAAAGACAGTCGTGA